The proteins below come from a single Haemorhous mexicanus isolate bHaeMex1 chromosome 20, bHaeMex1.pri, whole genome shotgun sequence genomic window:
- the LRRC59 gene encoding leucine-rich repeat-containing protein 59 isoform X2, translating to MRCRCGSWLLFRKLLSWICPVTTSFPCRQRRRVIFLHHSPVSDFCSLMHLVKLDLSKNRLQQLPLDFGRLVNLQHLDLLNNRLVTLPVSFAQLKNLKWLDLKDNPLDPVLAKVAGDCLDEKQCKQAAVKVLQHMKAIQSEQDRQRQQKLQAEREMEKKREAEQRAKEALEKELRKREKAEEKERRRREYDAQKAAKQEMEKKTKKETLHTRKPASSSRPPQPPRHKPSWSRSVLRVLLFVLFCILCTLATCKLTELQHQPLCVSVNTLYEDVLAALQNHKTLQNMLQHNSHQ from the exons ATGAGGTGCCGGTGCGGGAGTTG GCTGCTCTTCCGAAAGCTACTGTCTTGGATTTGTCCTGTAACAACCTCATTTCCTTGCCG GCAAAGGAGGAGAGTGATTTTCCTCCATCACAGTCCTGTA tCAGACTTCTGCAGTTTGATGCATCTGGTGAAACTGGATTTGAGTAAAAATCGGTTGCAACAGCTGCCCTTGGACTTTGGCCGCCTGGTCAATCTGCAGCACTTGGACCTCCTGAACAACCGCTTGGTCACCCTGCCAGTCAGCTTTGCACAGCTCAAG AACCTGAAGTGGCTGGATCTGAAGGACAATCCCCTGGATCCTGTCCTGGCAAAAGTGGCAGGAGACTGTCTGGATGAAAAGCAGTGTAAGCAGGCTGCTGTCAAG GTACTGCAGCACATGAAAGCAATCCAGTCTGAGCAAGATCGACAACGGCAGCAGAAACTCCAGGCAGAGAGAG AAATGGAGAAGAAACGTGAAGCAGAACAGCGAGCAAAGGAGGCTCTGGAGAAAGAACTGCGGAAGCGagagaaggcagaggaaaaggagcGCAGAAGGCGGGAGTACGATGCTCAGAAAGCTGCAAAACaggagatggaaaagaaaactaaGAAGGAAACATTACACACCCGAA AGCCGGCCTCCAGCTCCCgtccccctcagcccccccgGCATAAGCCGTCGTGGTCGCGGTCAGTGCTGAGAGTCCTGCTCTTTGTGCTGTTCTGCATCCTCTGTACCCTGGCTACCTGCAAGCTGACGGAGCTGCAGCATCAACCTCTGTGCGTCAGTGTGAACACCCTCTACGAGGAcgtgctggctgctctgcagaaccACAAAACCCTGCAGAACATGCTACAGCACAACTCGCACCAGTGA
- the LRRC59 gene encoding leucine-rich repeat-containing protein 59 isoform X1 has translation MSRGKGLSLKDKLDGNELDLSLCDLNEVPVRELAALPKATVLDLSCNNLISLPSDFCSLMHLVKLDLSKNRLQQLPLDFGRLVNLQHLDLLNNRLVTLPVSFAQLKNLKWLDLKDNPLDPVLAKVAGDCLDEKQCKQAAVKVLQHMKAIQSEQDRQRQQKLQAEREMEKKREAEQRAKEALEKELRKREKAEEKERRRREYDAQKAAKQEMEKKTKKETLHTRKPASSSRPPQPPRHKPSWSRSVLRVLLFVLFCILCTLATCKLTELQHQPLCVSVNTLYEDVLAALQNHKTLQNMLQHNSHQ, from the exons ATGTCGCGGGGCAAGGGGCTCAGCCTGAAGGACAAGCTAGACGGGAACGAGCTGGACCTGAGCCTCTGCGACCTGAATGAGGTGCCGGTGCGGGAGTTG GCTGCTCTTCCGAAAGCTACTGTCTTGGATTTGTCCTGTAACAACCTCATTTCCTTGCCG tCAGACTTCTGCAGTTTGATGCATCTGGTGAAACTGGATTTGAGTAAAAATCGGTTGCAACAGCTGCCCTTGGACTTTGGCCGCCTGGTCAATCTGCAGCACTTGGACCTCCTGAACAACCGCTTGGTCACCCTGCCAGTCAGCTTTGCACAGCTCAAG AACCTGAAGTGGCTGGATCTGAAGGACAATCCCCTGGATCCTGTCCTGGCAAAAGTGGCAGGAGACTGTCTGGATGAAAAGCAGTGTAAGCAGGCTGCTGTCAAG GTACTGCAGCACATGAAAGCAATCCAGTCTGAGCAAGATCGACAACGGCAGCAGAAACTCCAGGCAGAGAGAG AAATGGAGAAGAAACGTGAAGCAGAACAGCGAGCAAAGGAGGCTCTGGAGAAAGAACTGCGGAAGCGagagaaggcagaggaaaaggagcGCAGAAGGCGGGAGTACGATGCTCAGAAAGCTGCAAAACaggagatggaaaagaaaactaaGAAGGAAACATTACACACCCGAA AGCCGGCCTCCAGCTCCCgtccccctcagcccccccgGCATAAGCCGTCGTGGTCGCGGTCAGTGCTGAGAGTCCTGCTCTTTGTGCTGTTCTGCATCCTCTGTACCCTGGCTACCTGCAAGCTGACGGAGCTGCAGCATCAACCTCTGTGCGTCAGTGTGAACACCCTCTACGAGGAcgtgctggctgctctgcagaaccACAAAACCCTGCAGAACATGCTACAGCACAACTCGCACCAGTGA